In a genomic window of Numenius arquata chromosome 5, bNumArq3.hap1.1, whole genome shotgun sequence:
- the ATP11C gene encoding phospholipid-transporting ATPase IG: MDGSGTAQLTSTIPCAGEEKRVGTRTVVVGHRPVSETDAYVAQKFCDNRIVSSKYTLWNFLPKNLFEQFRRIANFYFLIIFLVQVIVDTPTSPVTSGLPLFFVITVTAIKQGYEDWLRHRADNEVNKSNVFIVENAKQVQKESEKIKVGDIVEVKADETFPCDLIFLASSSVDGTCYVTTASLDGESNFKTHYAVRDTTVLCTDEAIDALTATIECEQPQPDLYKFVGRIIIYRSNQEPVARSLGPENLLLKGATLKNTKKIYGVAVYTGMETKMALNYQGKSQKRSAVEKSINAFLIVYLCILLSKATVCTTLKYVWQSNPFNDEPWYNEKTKKERETFKVLRMFTDFLSFMVLFNFIIPVSMYVTVEMQKFLGSFFISWDKEMYDEEIKEGALVNTSDLNEELGQVEYVFTDKTGTLTENSMEFIECCIDGHKYKDCISEVDGFSQTDGPLKYYGKAEKSREELFLRALCLCHTVQIKEADQVDGLIGHPEHKYTYISSSPDEIALVKGAEKYGFTFLGLENDFMKIRNQKNETEMYQLLHVLNFDPLRRRMSVIVRTTTGKLLLFCKGADSSIFPRVQQEEIQQTKVHVDRNAMDGYRTLCVAFKELTQKEYDKIDRQLNEAKMALQDREEKMAKVFEDTEADMHLIGATAVEDRLQEQSAETIEALHAAGMKVWVLTGDKMETAKSTCYACRLFQTSTELLELTAKTVGESERKEDRLHELLMEYHKKLIQDVPKNRGGLKRSWTLSQEYGLIIDGSTLSLILNPSQDSSSSNYKNIFLQICLKCTAVLCCRMAPLQKAQIVRMVKNTKGSPITLSIGDGANDVSMILEAHVGIGIKGKEGRQASRNSDYAVPKFKHLRKLLLAHGHLYYVRIAHLVQYFFYKNLCFILPQFLYQFFCGFSQQPLYDAAYLTMYNICFTSLPILAYSLLEQHINIDTLMADPQLYMKVSDNAMLQWRPFLYWTFLGAFEGLVFFFGVYFLFQNSSLEDNGKVFGNWTFGTIVFTVLVFTVTLKLALDTRFWTWMNHFVIWGSLAFYVFFSFFWGGVIWPFLKQQRMYFVFAHMLTSVSTWLAIILLIFISLFPEILLIVLKNIKEKNHQTGPFDLPMLVSYKRIENGCVKTEDAVTNLAERCPLGIL, from the exons gtGATAGTGGACACCCCGACCAGCCCGGTGACCAGCGGCCTCCCGCTCTTCTTTGTCATCACGGTCACAGCTATCAAACAG GGATACGAGGACTGGCTGAGGCACAGAGCTGACAACGAAGTGAACAAAAGCAACGTCTTCATTGTCGAAAATGCAAAGCAAGTGCAGAAAGAGAGTGAAAAAATCAAG GTTGGAGACATAGTAGAAGTGAAAGCAGATGAGACCTTCCCCTGTGACTTGATATTTTTGGCCTCGAGCAGCGTTGACGGGACCTGTTACGTGACTACAGCGAGTCTGGATGGCGAGTCCAATTTCAAG ACTCACTACGCCGTGCGGGATACCACCGTGCTCTGCACAGACGAAGCCATCGATGCCCTCACCGCCACCATCGAGTGCGAGCAGCCACAGCCTGACCTCTACAA ATTTGTTGGAAGAATTATCATCTACAGAAGCAACCAAGAGCCTGTAGCCAG GTCTTTGGGTCCTGAAAACCTGTTGCTGAAAGGTGCTACCCTCAAAAATACCAAGAAGATTTATG GAGTCGCCGTCTACACCGGAATGGAAACGAAAATGGCTTTGAACTACCAAGGGAAATCTCAGAAACGGTCTGCTGTAGAAAA ATCTATCAACGCTTTCTTGATAGTGTATTTGTGCATCCTTCTGAGCAAGGCCACGGTGTGTACCACTCTGAAGTATGTCTGGCAGAGTAATCCATTTAACGATGAGCCCTGGTACAATGAGAAGactaaaaaagagagagagacgtTCAAG GTCTTGCGGATGTTCACGGACTTCTTGTCATTTATGGTCCTCTTCAACTTTATTATCCCGGTCTCCATGTACGTTACGGTGGAGATGCAGAAGTTCTTGGGCTCCTTCTTCATCTCTTGGGACAAGGAGATGTACGATGAGGAAATAAAGGAGGGGGCGTTGGTGAACACCTCGGATCTGAACGAAGAGCTCGGGCAG GTGGAGTACGTCTTCACAGACAAAACCGGGACGCTGACGGAGAACAGCATGGAGTTCATCGAGTGCTGCATAGACGGGCACAAGTACAAAGACTGCATTTCGGAGGTGGACGGCTTCTCGCAGACCGACGGGCCCCTAAAATATTACGGCAAAGCAGAAAAG AGCCGTGAGGAGCTGTTCCTGCGAGCCCTCTGCCTATGCCACACCGTCCAGATCAAGGAGGCAGACCAGGTGGACGGGTTGATAGGACATCCAGAACACAAATACACCTATATCTCCTCCTCCCCAGATGAAATTGCTTTGGTGAAAGGCGCAGAAAA GTATGGTTTCACTTTTCTAGGACTGGAAAACGATTTCATGAAAATACGAAACCAAAAGAATGAAACGGAAAT gtaccaACTTCTCCATGTGTTGAACTTTGATCCTCTCCGTCGCCGTATGAGTGTCATTGTGAGAACCACCACGG GGAAGTTGCTTCTCTTCTGTAAAGGAGCAGACTCCTCGATTTTCCCGAGGGTGCAGCAAGAAGAGATCCAGCAAACCAAAGTCCACGTGGACCGCAACGCCATG gaTGGCTACCGCACGCTCTGCGTGGCGTTCAAAGAACTGACTCAAAAGGAGTACGACAAAATCGACAGGCAGCTTAACGAAGCGAAGATGGCTCTGCAGGACAGGGAGGAAAAGATGGCCAAGGTTTTTGAAGACACAGAAGCAGACATGCACTTGATTGGGGCCACCGCTGTAGAAGACAG GCTGCAGGAGCAGTCGGCGGAGACGATCGAAGCCCTGCACGCAGCCGGCATGAAGGTCTGGGTGCTGACAGGCGACAAGATGGAAACGGCCAAATCCACCTGCTACGCCTGCAGGCTCTTCCAAACCAGCACCGAGCTGCTGGAGCTGACGGCCAAAACGGTGGGCGAGAGTGAGAGAAAGGAGGATCGGCTCCATGAGCTGCTGATGGAGTACCATAAAAAGCTGATTCAGGACGTTCCCAAAAACCGGGGAGGCCTGAAGAG AAGCTGGACGTTGAGTCAAGAATACGGCCTGATTATAGATGGCTCGACGCTGTCGCTGATCCTCAACCCTTCTCAGGACTCCAGTTCTAGTAATTACAAAAACATATTTCTCCAAATCTGCTTGAAATGTACTGCAGTCCTCTGCTGCCGGATGGCTCCTCTGCAGAAAGCACAg ATTGTGCGAATGGTGAAGAACACAAAAGGGAGCCCGATAACCCTCTCCATAGGGGACGGCGCGAATGATGTTAGTATGATTTTGGAAGCCCATGTTGGAATAG GTATAAAAGGCAAAGAAGGACGGCAGGCTTCCCGAAACAGCGACTATGCTGTGCCAAAGtttaaacatttaagaaaattGCTACTAGCACATGGGCATTTGTATTACGTGAGAATAGCACACCTTGTACAGTATTTCTTCTATAAG AACCTTTGCTTCATTTTACCACAGTTTTTATACCAGTTCTTCTGTGGATTCTCACAGCAG CCACTGTACGACGCTGCTTATCTCACCATGTACAACATCTGCTTCACGTCACTGCCTATCCTGGCCTACAGCCTCCTGGAGCAGCACATCAACATCGACACGCTGATGGCGGATCCGCAGCTCTACAT GAAGGTTTCCGACAACGCGATGCTGCAGTGGAGGCCGTTCCTGTACTGGACCTTTCTGGGCGCCTTTGAAGGGCTcgtgtttttctttggggtttatttcctttttcaaaattcATCGTTGGAAGATAACGGAAAG gtttttgggAACTGGACCTTTGGGACGATTGTTTTCACCGTGCTGGTGTTCACCGTCACCCTGAAG ctAGCGTTAGATACCCGATTCTGGACCTGGATGAACCACTTTGTCATCTGGGGCTCCCTGGCCTTCTATGTGTTTTTCTCGTTCTTTTGGGGAGGAGTCATTTG GCCTTTCTTGAAGCAGCAAagaatgtattttgtatttgccCACATGCTGACTTCTGTTTCCACGTGGCTGGCAATAATTCTCCTGATCTTTATCAGCCTTTTCCCAGAAATTCTTctaatagttttaaaaaatataaaagagaaaaatcatcaG ACTGGCCCCTTTGATCTGCCTATGTTAGTCTCATACAAACGTATAGAGAATGGTTGTGTGAAGACTGAAGATGCTGTTACTAATTTGGCAGAAAGATGTCCTCTCGGGATACTTTAA